The region CGGCCCAACCCTCTCCGAAATCATGAATTTGATCAAAGGCGGCTTCTCCCACCGCCACGCCTCCAAACTCCCCATCTGGCAACGCGGCTTCACCGACCACCTCATCCCCAACGCCGACCACTTCAACACCCGCCGAGCATACATCCACCAGAACCCCAATCACCGCCCACCTGGTCCCATCCCCCGAACTCTACCCCTACTCCTCCGCCTACAACCCACCGCCCAAACCGCCTCAAACCCTCTGAGAGGGTACAAACCCACGGAACGGCACGCCTTCAGGCGTGCCATAAAAACAGTCGAGCCAAAGGCGCCCCCGCTCTGCCGAAGGCCAGCTTTTCCGTCCTGGCATTTCCTCTCCCCGCCCGCTCCTGAGGGGACGCGCGTAACAACTCCGCCTCCAACTCGTCTCACCTTTACCCATGCGCCCCCAAATCCTCCTCACCCTCCTCCTCACCACCGCCGCCTTCCCCCAGGCCCGCCCCACCACCTTCCTGCTCGAAGACACCACCATCGTCGCCGGCACCGCAGGCCAGTTCGAGCCGTCCCAGCACCAGTACTGCCTCGCCGCCCTCAAAGCCGGCACTCCCGCCTGCCTCGTCTTTTCCACCGCCCTCTTTGGCGATACCAACCGCTACCTCACCCTGCTCCCCATCGCCAACTTTGCCCACTTCGACTCCGGCCAGTACGCCGCCAGCGGCCTCACCGTAGAAGAGGACCACGCCCAGACCGGCTCCCCCGCCGCCCAGACCCACCAGTCCGTCATCGCCCTCGAGCCCGAGCTCTCCTTCACCCACGCCCCCAACAACCAGCGCCCCCTCAACCTCTTCCTCGAGTACCACCTCCGCCCCGGCACCCTCGACGCCTTCCTCGCCCTCGTCCGCTCCAACCAGCTCCCCGCCGCCCGCAAAGCCGCCGTCCCCGCCTTTGAGGTCTTCCGCACCCTCGTCGGCGCCAGCCCCGATCGCGTCTTCGTCGTCTACCGCCTCGACAGCTACGCCCAACTCGACCGGTATAAGGAGCCTGACAGCGGCGAATGGCGGGACTTCGCCTCCAAAGACATCCTCTCCAGCACGAGCTTCGTAGTCCGCTACCGCCCTGAAATCAGCGCTAACCCCAATGATCCCACCAGTTGAAAATAAAATCTTCAAAAACACCAGCAAATTCGCTTGTCAAGCCCCCTGCGTTGCCGAAAATCGCGTAAACAACACAATACAAGCCACTTAGCGGAGAAAAATAGTTGGGGTATTTACCCCCGGCCGCTTGATAGAATAGAAGAAGAGAAAAAGCCTGGACGACCCACTGTCGCGGCTCACAAATCCTGTCAACGATACGCAACAGGAAGTCCAGACCTAAGTCCAGTCGTTTGAAGACTTTGCGTACTTAGAGGGGGGAGGGGGATACCCCGGGCCATGCGATACTAGCCCCAACTCTCATCGCACCTAAAGGCCACGGTTGACGAACTACATCGCCAAGTTGATCTCGTGGCGTCGGGAGCCCTCCCGCCCTCTGCTTCCCAGCGAGCGCCTCGAACGCGCCGCAGCCCTCAGGCGCTACTTCAACCAGGCGGTCTTAGTCATCTTCCCCATCCTGGGCGGCCTGGCAGCCTGGGGTATCGCCGCACAGGACCCCTCGGTCTACCTCGGAACCGCAATCGTCCGCTTGGAGATGAACCCCCTCAAGGGCGGGATGAGGCTGAAGAACCAGGCCTACGGAGACGAGATCGCCATCATGCTGAGCGAGCCCGGCCTCCAGACGGCAGTGGACACCCTCTCCCAGGAGGATCGCCAGAAGCTCTCCCGGAAGGAAGGGGGGCACAAGGCAAGAAGGCAATCCTCCACGGACCCGGACGCCCACCTGCGCGCCACCCTACGCGCCGGCCTTCGCGCCGAACGAATCCCCCACACGGCCATGCTCAGGATCAGCTTCACCAGCCCTGATCCGCAACTCGCCGGCGAGATCCCAAACACCGTCGTGCGTGCCATGATGCTGGTCAACCTGGATAAGGCAAAGCGCCGAACCGGGCGCGCCGAGGCCTTCTTCCGCACCCCGGTCAAAGCCCTCCAGGACGAGGTCCAGGCCTTCCGCCTCAAGGAGCACTCCCTGGCCGAGGGCCTCCTGACCCCAACCCTCCCGCCTCCGGCCGCGCCCCCTCCCCTTGACCCCTTCCTGGCCGCCAGAGCCGCCCGCAAAGGAGCCCGGACCGCTACCTCATCCGAGACCACCCCACCCCCCGCCCCACGCAATTCAGAATACGAATCCCAGGCCGCCATCCTCAGCGCCTTCACCACCGAGCTTCATCGCTCCCAACGAGAGAAACAACTGACCAGCCTCCAGGCCGGGATGCTCGCCAAAGCCAACGAGCAGAACCGCAACGTCTTTGATGATGGAGCGAACGATCTCTCCAGGGCGATAACCGCGGCGATGAGCCGTTACGACTCACTCGCCGCCACACTCTCCCAGCACCATCCAGAGATGGCGGCGGAGGCGGCGGAGATCGAGCAGCTTCAAGCCGAAATTCGTGCTCTGCGTACGCGCCAACTCGAACTCGCGAAGGTGAAGGTTCTCATTGCGTCCGGAAAGGTGACACGTCTGCTACAAGGCACTCAGAAGGAGCAGACGCTCCTGGCCGAGATCATCGATCGTCAGCGCAGGAATAACCTCCTGTATCAAAACATCGCGGTCGAAG is a window of Granulicella tundricola MP5ACTX9 DNA encoding:
- a CDS encoding GumC domain-containing protein, coding for MTNYIAKLISWRREPSRPLLPSERLERAAALRRYFNQAVLVIFPILGGLAAWGIAAQDPSVYLGTAIVRLEMNPLKGGMRLKNQAYGDEIAIMLSEPGLQTAVDTLSQEDRQKLSRKEGGHKARRQSSTDPDAHLRATLRAGLRAERIPHTAMLRISFTSPDPQLAGEIPNTVVRAMMLVNLDKAKRRTGRAEAFFRTPVKALQDEVQAFRLKEHSLAEGLLTPTLPPPAAPPPLDPFLAARAARKGARTATSSETTPPPAPRNSEYESQAAILSAFTTELHRSQREKQLTSLQAGMLAKANEQNRNVFDDGANDLSRAITAAMSRYDSLAATLSQHHPEMAAEAAEIEQLQAEIRALRTRQLELAKVKVLIASGKVTRLLQGTQKEQTLLAEIIDRQRRNNLLYQNIAVEESVLQTLEPGCNPPGLRRL